One segment of Rosa chinensis cultivar Old Blush chromosome 6, RchiOBHm-V2, whole genome shotgun sequence DNA contains the following:
- the LOC112174067 gene encoding B3 domain-containing protein Os06g0194400 isoform X1: MLQHKMNDREEEMSEDFREEKQEEEKDRMDISPLSVTRQQFDNLTLHSTFSVQQRKRSKIRTSRFSPTQIVKFQNLTLDSPNSEQRQPLAEANKYGFKTPKGKRHLSPDLNTKREVSSDPQRHGGCKRSRTNPSMSWHFGHPEESPVKSQVREIPENLEAECPFFMKSMIRSNISVCFMLTLPRRFCNLHLPLHGTATITLEDKEGKEYETKFLADKRTLSGGWKGFCQAKDLRLDDVLVFQLVSPLKFKVYRLRPEYDPSEDDVDAAFVLLKMSTSEQTLSEENPPMQRKTLQT, encoded by the exons ATGCTCCAACACAAAATGAATGACAGGGAGGAGGAAATGTCCGAGGATTTCCGAGAAGAAAaacaggaggaggagaaggacaGGATGGACATTTCCCCGCTCTCTGTCACCAGACAACAATTTGACAATTTGACCCTCCATTCAACATTCTCG GTACAGCAGAGGAAGCGCTCTAAGATCCGGACAAGTCGATTTAGTCCAACCCAAATTgtcaaattccaaaatttgaCCCTTGATTCTCCAAactcg GAACAGAGGCAGCCATTGGCGGAAGCTAACAAATATGGGTTCAAAACTCCCAAAGGGAAAAGACATTTGAGTCCAGACCTTAACACCAAGCGA GAAGTTTCTAGTGATCCTCAGAGGCATGGAGG CTGCAAACGGAGTCGAACCAACCCGTCCATGTCCTGGCATTTTGGCCATCCTGAAGAGTCTCCTGTCAAAAGCCAAGTTAGAGAAATCCCAGAGAATCTAGAAGCCGAATGTCCCTTCTTTATGAAGTCCATGATACGATCAAATATTTCCGTTTGCTTTATGTTG ACACTGCCTAGGAGATTCTGCAACTTGCATTTACCTTTGCATGGTACAGCAACAATAACATTGGAAGATAAAGAAGGGAAAGAATATGAAACAAAATTTCTTGCGGACAAAAGGACGCTGAGTGGTGGATGGAAAGGATTTTGTCAGGCAAAAGACTTGCGTCTTGATGATGTTCTAGTTTTCCAGTTGGTTAGCCCTTTGAAGTTCAAG GTGTACAGATTGAGACCAGAATATGATCCAAGTGAAGATGATGTAGATGCAGCTTTTGTCCTCTTGAAAATGAGTACCTCTGAACAAACACTGTctg AGGAAAACCCTCCAATGCAGAGGAAAACCCTGCAAACCTGA
- the LOC112173012 gene encoding cyclin-dependent kinase inhibitor 7 isoform X2 — protein MADYTRMAVVDSSTASAADEDHSPSKRRKILTASSPPETMLHHHHQRADSRSFKLLRSSSSCSDEHSPPSSSCCSSNELNDVVLVSTPLLDLECSPLQAKSCETVYTAPAGNKFRETTPSSELCLDNTDEMESPAVSKAPPSDEIEEFFATAEKYEQKRFAEKYNFDIVKEAPLEGRYQWVRLKP, from the exons ATGGCGGACTATACGCGAATGGCGGTCGTCGACTCTTCCACCGCCTCCGCAGCCGACGAAGACCACTCTCCGTCCAAGAGAAGGAAAATTCTCACTGCTTCTTCGCCTCCAGAGACAatgcttcatcatcatcatcagcgcGCCGATTCTCGCAGTTTCAAGCTCCTTCGTTCCTCGAGTTCCTGCTCCGACGAGCActctcctccttcttcctcttGCTGCTCCAGCAATGAGCTCAACGACGTCGTTCTCGTCAGCACGCCGCTTCTGGATCTGGAG TGTTCACCGTTGCAGGCCAAGAGTTGTGAAACCGTCTACACTGCGCCGGCCGGCAATAAATTCAG AGAAACGACGCCGTCAAGCGAGCTGTGCCTGGATAACACCGACGAGATGGAGTCGCCGGCGGTGAGCAAAGCGCCTCCGAGTGACGAGATCGAAGAGTTCTTCGCGACGGCCGAGAAGTACGAGCAAAAGCGCTTCGCAGAAAA GTACAACTTTGATATCGTGAAGGAGGCGCCGTTGGAGGGCCGGTACCAGTGGGTTCGTTTGAAGCCATGA
- the LOC112174067 gene encoding B3 domain-containing protein Os06g0194400 isoform X5 → MLQHKMNDREEEMSEDFREEKQEEEKDRMDISPLSVTRQQFDNLTLHSTFSRKRSKIRTSRFSPTQIVKFQNLTLDSPNSRQPLAEANKYGFKTPKGKRHLSPDLNTKREVSSDPQRHGGCKRSRTNPSMSWHFGHPEESPVKSQVREIPENLEAECPFFMKSMIRSNISVCFMLTLPRRFCNLHLPLHGTATITLEDKEGKEYETKFLADKRTLSGGWKGFCQAKDLRLDDVLVFQLVSPLKFKVYRLRPEYDPSEDDVDAAFVLLKMSTSEQTLSEENPPMQRKTLQT, encoded by the exons ATGCTCCAACACAAAATGAATGACAGGGAGGAGGAAATGTCCGAGGATTTCCGAGAAGAAAaacaggaggaggagaaggacaGGATGGACATTTCCCCGCTCTCTGTCACCAGACAACAATTTGACAATTTGACCCTCCATTCAACATTCTCG AGGAAGCGCTCTAAGATCCGGACAAGTCGATTTAGTCCAACCCAAATTgtcaaattccaaaatttgaCCCTTGATTCTCCAAactcg AGGCAGCCATTGGCGGAAGCTAACAAATATGGGTTCAAAACTCCCAAAGGGAAAAGACATTTGAGTCCAGACCTTAACACCAAGCGA GAAGTTTCTAGTGATCCTCAGAGGCATGGAGG CTGCAAACGGAGTCGAACCAACCCGTCCATGTCCTGGCATTTTGGCCATCCTGAAGAGTCTCCTGTCAAAAGCCAAGTTAGAGAAATCCCAGAGAATCTAGAAGCCGAATGTCCCTTCTTTATGAAGTCCATGATACGATCAAATATTTCCGTTTGCTTTATGTTG ACACTGCCTAGGAGATTCTGCAACTTGCATTTACCTTTGCATGGTACAGCAACAATAACATTGGAAGATAAAGAAGGGAAAGAATATGAAACAAAATTTCTTGCGGACAAAAGGACGCTGAGTGGTGGATGGAAAGGATTTTGTCAGGCAAAAGACTTGCGTCTTGATGATGTTCTAGTTTTCCAGTTGGTTAGCCCTTTGAAGTTCAAG GTGTACAGATTGAGACCAGAATATGATCCAAGTGAAGATGATGTAGATGCAGCTTTTGTCCTCTTGAAAATGAGTACCTCTGAACAAACACTGTctg AGGAAAACCCTCCAATGCAGAGGAAAACCCTGCAAACCTGA
- the LOC112174067 gene encoding B3 domain-containing protein Os06g0194400 isoform X3 produces MLQHKMNDREEEMSEDFREEKQEEEKDRMDISPLSVTRQQFDNLTLHSTFSQRKRSKIRTSRFSPTQIVKFQNLTLDSPNSEQRQPLAEANKYGFKTPKGKRHLSPDLNTKREVSSDPQRHGGCKRSRTNPSMSWHFGHPEESPVKSQVREIPENLEAECPFFMKSMIRSNISVCFMLTLPRRFCNLHLPLHGTATITLEDKEGKEYETKFLADKRTLSGGWKGFCQAKDLRLDDVLVFQLVSPLKFKVYRLRPEYDPSEDDVDAAFVLLKMSTSEQTLSEENPPMQRKTLQT; encoded by the exons ATGCTCCAACACAAAATGAATGACAGGGAGGAGGAAATGTCCGAGGATTTCCGAGAAGAAAaacaggaggaggagaaggacaGGATGGACATTTCCCCGCTCTCTGTCACCAGACAACAATTTGACAATTTGACCCTCCATTCAACATTCTCG CAGAGGAAGCGCTCTAAGATCCGGACAAGTCGATTTAGTCCAACCCAAATTgtcaaattccaaaatttgaCCCTTGATTCTCCAAactcg GAACAGAGGCAGCCATTGGCGGAAGCTAACAAATATGGGTTCAAAACTCCCAAAGGGAAAAGACATTTGAGTCCAGACCTTAACACCAAGCGA GAAGTTTCTAGTGATCCTCAGAGGCATGGAGG CTGCAAACGGAGTCGAACCAACCCGTCCATGTCCTGGCATTTTGGCCATCCTGAAGAGTCTCCTGTCAAAAGCCAAGTTAGAGAAATCCCAGAGAATCTAGAAGCCGAATGTCCCTTCTTTATGAAGTCCATGATACGATCAAATATTTCCGTTTGCTTTATGTTG ACACTGCCTAGGAGATTCTGCAACTTGCATTTACCTTTGCATGGTACAGCAACAATAACATTGGAAGATAAAGAAGGGAAAGAATATGAAACAAAATTTCTTGCGGACAAAAGGACGCTGAGTGGTGGATGGAAAGGATTTTGTCAGGCAAAAGACTTGCGTCTTGATGATGTTCTAGTTTTCCAGTTGGTTAGCCCTTTGAAGTTCAAG GTGTACAGATTGAGACCAGAATATGATCCAAGTGAAGATGATGTAGATGCAGCTTTTGTCCTCTTGAAAATGAGTACCTCTGAACAAACACTGTctg AGGAAAACCCTCCAATGCAGAGGAAAACCCTGCAAACCTGA
- the LOC112173012 gene encoding cyclin-dependent kinase inhibitor 7 isoform X3, with protein sequence MADYTRMAVVDSSTASAADEDHSPSKRRKILTASSPPETMLHHHHQRADSRSFKLLRSSSSCSDEHSPPSSSCCSSNELNDVVLVSTPLLDLEAKSCETVYTAPAGNKFSRETTPSSELCLDNTDEMESPAVSKAPPSDEIEEFFATAEKYEQKRFAEKYNFDIVKEAPLEGRYQWVRLKP encoded by the exons ATGGCGGACTATACGCGAATGGCGGTCGTCGACTCTTCCACCGCCTCCGCAGCCGACGAAGACCACTCTCCGTCCAAGAGAAGGAAAATTCTCACTGCTTCTTCGCCTCCAGAGACAatgcttcatcatcatcatcagcgcGCCGATTCTCGCAGTTTCAAGCTCCTTCGTTCCTCGAGTTCCTGCTCCGACGAGCActctcctccttcttcctcttGCTGCTCCAGCAATGAGCTCAACGACGTCGTTCTCGTCAGCACGCCGCTTCTGGATCTGGAG GCCAAGAGTTGTGAAACCGTCTACACTGCGCCGGCCGGCAATAAATTCAG CAGAGAAACGACGCCGTCAAGCGAGCTGTGCCTGGATAACACCGACGAGATGGAGTCGCCGGCGGTGAGCAAAGCGCCTCCGAGTGACGAGATCGAAGAGTTCTTCGCGACGGCCGAGAAGTACGAGCAAAAGCGCTTCGCAGAAAA GTACAACTTTGATATCGTGAAGGAGGCGCCGTTGGAGGGCCGGTACCAGTGGGTTCGTTTGAAGCCATGA
- the LOC112173821 gene encoding B3 domain-containing protein At5g42700, translating into MNLEENFFQYFQEDEGHTTFPELPVPTTSTPFDDFTLHPVEQRRETLEETTQNGFRPWKWKSPLSPIPKRKNAGDPLRNGGYKRKITKSNYHEKSSVRNQLQHILANLGPECPFFLKSMIHCNVVHGFSVTLPKQFCYLYLPFHDTTITLEDERGEEYRTIFLGDKRRLSGGWRGFCVAKKLVLGDLLVFHLVSPLKFKVYKVEPDSLTEVDAAFILLKLSLSTLFDDAEEYHRMPPPKDACQDNIQTTSLTIDAILERVDEDHSEDYNDHRFGSNLLFHPGLVTLEDV; encoded by the exons ATGAATCTGGAGGAGAATTTCTTCCAGTATTTCCAGGAAGACGAAGGGCACACCACCTTCCCCGAGCTCCCTGTCCCTACTACTTCAACTCCATTTGACGATTTCACCCTTCATCCG GTGGAGCAGCGCAGAGAGACATTGGAGGAGACCACCCAAAATGGGTTCAGGCCTTGGAAGTGGAAAAGTCCCTTGAGTCCAATTCCCAAGAGA AAAAATGCTGGGGATCCTCTGAGGAATGGAGG CTATAAGCGTAAGATCACCAAGTCCAACTATCATGAAAAGTCTTCTGTCAGAAACCAACTGCAACATATCCTGGCAAATCTAGGACCTGAATGTCCCTTCTTTTTGAAGTCTATGATACATTGTAATGTTGTCCATGGCTTTAGTGTG ACATTGCCGAAGCAATTCTGCTATTTGTATCTGCCATTCCATGATACAACTATAACCTTGGAAGATGAAAGAGGAGAAGAATATAGAACAATATTTCTTGGGGACAAGAGGAGACTGAGCGGTGGATGGAGAGGGTTTTGTGTTGCAAAGAAATTAGTTCTTGGCGACCTCTTAGTTTTCCATTTGGTCAGTCCTTTGAAGTTTAAG GTGTACAAAGTGGAACCTGATAGTCTAACTGAAGTAGATGCAGCTTTTATCCTCTTGAAATTGAGTCTCTCCACACTATTTG ATGATGCAGAAGAGTACCATCGAATGCCTCCTCCAAAAGATGCTTGCCAAGACAATATTCAAACGACAAGTCTGACAATAGATGCTATTCTGGAGCGTGTAGATGAAGATCACTCTGAGGATTACAATGACCATCGTTTTGGCTCCAATCTACTATTTCATCCAGGACTTGTTACTCTTGAAGATGTTTGA
- the LOC112174067 gene encoding B3 domain-containing protein Os06g0194400 isoform X2, with protein MLQHKMNDREEEMSEDFREEKQEEEKDRMDISPLSVTRQQFDNLTLHSTFSVQQRKRSKIRTSRFSPTQIVKFQNLTLDSPNSRQPLAEANKYGFKTPKGKRHLSPDLNTKREVSSDPQRHGGCKRSRTNPSMSWHFGHPEESPVKSQVREIPENLEAECPFFMKSMIRSNISVCFMLTLPRRFCNLHLPLHGTATITLEDKEGKEYETKFLADKRTLSGGWKGFCQAKDLRLDDVLVFQLVSPLKFKVYRLRPEYDPSEDDVDAAFVLLKMSTSEQTLSEENPPMQRKTLQT; from the exons ATGCTCCAACACAAAATGAATGACAGGGAGGAGGAAATGTCCGAGGATTTCCGAGAAGAAAaacaggaggaggagaaggacaGGATGGACATTTCCCCGCTCTCTGTCACCAGACAACAATTTGACAATTTGACCCTCCATTCAACATTCTCG GTACAGCAGAGGAAGCGCTCTAAGATCCGGACAAGTCGATTTAGTCCAACCCAAATTgtcaaattccaaaatttgaCCCTTGATTCTCCAAactcg AGGCAGCCATTGGCGGAAGCTAACAAATATGGGTTCAAAACTCCCAAAGGGAAAAGACATTTGAGTCCAGACCTTAACACCAAGCGA GAAGTTTCTAGTGATCCTCAGAGGCATGGAGG CTGCAAACGGAGTCGAACCAACCCGTCCATGTCCTGGCATTTTGGCCATCCTGAAGAGTCTCCTGTCAAAAGCCAAGTTAGAGAAATCCCAGAGAATCTAGAAGCCGAATGTCCCTTCTTTATGAAGTCCATGATACGATCAAATATTTCCGTTTGCTTTATGTTG ACACTGCCTAGGAGATTCTGCAACTTGCATTTACCTTTGCATGGTACAGCAACAATAACATTGGAAGATAAAGAAGGGAAAGAATATGAAACAAAATTTCTTGCGGACAAAAGGACGCTGAGTGGTGGATGGAAAGGATTTTGTCAGGCAAAAGACTTGCGTCTTGATGATGTTCTAGTTTTCCAGTTGGTTAGCCCTTTGAAGTTCAAG GTGTACAGATTGAGACCAGAATATGATCCAAGTGAAGATGATGTAGATGCAGCTTTTGTCCTCTTGAAAATGAGTACCTCTGAACAAACACTGTctg AGGAAAACCCTCCAATGCAGAGGAAAACCCTGCAAACCTGA
- the LOC112173012 gene encoding cyclin-dependent kinase inhibitor 7 isoform X1: MADYTRMAVVDSSTASAADEDHSPSKRRKILTASSPPETMLHHHHQRADSRSFKLLRSSSSCSDEHSPPSSSCCSSNELNDVVLVSTPLLDLECSPLQAKSCETVYTAPAGNKFSRETTPSSELCLDNTDEMESPAVSKAPPSDEIEEFFATAEKYEQKRFAEKYNFDIVKEAPLEGRYQWVRLKP; this comes from the exons ATGGCGGACTATACGCGAATGGCGGTCGTCGACTCTTCCACCGCCTCCGCAGCCGACGAAGACCACTCTCCGTCCAAGAGAAGGAAAATTCTCACTGCTTCTTCGCCTCCAGAGACAatgcttcatcatcatcatcagcgcGCCGATTCTCGCAGTTTCAAGCTCCTTCGTTCCTCGAGTTCCTGCTCCGACGAGCActctcctccttcttcctcttGCTGCTCCAGCAATGAGCTCAACGACGTCGTTCTCGTCAGCACGCCGCTTCTGGATCTGGAG TGTTCACCGTTGCAGGCCAAGAGTTGTGAAACCGTCTACACTGCGCCGGCCGGCAATAAATTCAG CAGAGAAACGACGCCGTCAAGCGAGCTGTGCCTGGATAACACCGACGAGATGGAGTCGCCGGCGGTGAGCAAAGCGCCTCCGAGTGACGAGATCGAAGAGTTCTTCGCGACGGCCGAGAAGTACGAGCAAAAGCGCTTCGCAGAAAA GTACAACTTTGATATCGTGAAGGAGGCGCCGTTGGAGGGCCGGTACCAGTGGGTTCGTTTGAAGCCATGA
- the LOC112172950 gene encoding uncharacterized protein LOC112172950, whose product MSAGAASDRGGGIYWGQKEVSDSKGIAVIFAWVSIPERHLKSYVNLYASLGWNSLVCHAHFLHAFYPERAMSSAFDILNELVEELRIKPCPVVFVGLSAGTKACMYKVFQIIEGICEGQLYPGEYRLVRKCITGHIYDSGPVDFTTDLGTHYALHPTILKVPGSSKLVSWVAKGIASGLDALYLTRFESQWAEYWQALYSSVNLGAPFLILCSDKDDLAPYHVVCTFSQRLQEFGGDVKLVKLNGSPHLGHYKNYPIQYRSSVTHFLGKAALIFSQRIQKLEWEMTSMEGMHDEISELICDLQKAAVNSNESLRRVAVEPSDHFFLPSSAENQNGTDSGSLQDEQKERSLCLSNPPSLSAHSVLGKVLFDVCVPKNVDGWDIKFCGSLNGQPFASARRNSPPRGIKGLRRSRL is encoded by the exons ATGTCTGCCGGTGCTGCTTCTGATCGCGGCGGCGGGATCTACTGGGGTCAAAAGGAGGTCTCCGATTCCAAAGGCATCGCCGTCATCTTCGCCTGGGTTTCGATTCCCGAGCGACACTTGAAGAGCTACGTCAATTTGTATGCGTCTCTGGGTTGGAACTCCCTCGTCTGCCATGCCCATTTTCTCCACGC ATTCTATCCCGAAAGGGCGATGTCGTCGGCATTTGATATCCTGAATGAGCTTGTGGAG GAGCTAAGGATTAAGCCGTGTCCCGTTGTTTTTGTGGGTCTTTCTGCTGGTACTAAAGCTTGTATGTACAAAGTTTTTCAG ATTATTGAAGGAATTTGCGAAGGCCAGCTGTATCCG GGTGAATACCGATTGGTGAGGAAATGTATTACCGGACACATCTATGATTCCGGCCCGGTTGATTTTACAACTGACCTTGGTACACACTATGCTCTACACCCAACCATTCTAAAGGTGCCTGGTTCATCAAAATTGGTTTCGTGGGTTGCTAAAGGCATTGCTTCTGGTCTGGATGCTCTTTATCTTACTCGATTTGAATCCCAGTGGGCCGAGTATTGGCAGGCTCTGTATTCTTCAGTT AATTTGGGTGCTCCATTTCTCATTTTGTGCTCTGATAAAGACGATCTCGCTCCCTATCATGTTGTCTGCACTTTCAGTCAACGTTTACAAGAGTTTGGAGGTGATGTCAAGCTTGTGAAATTGAACGGTTCCCCTCACCTAG GTCATTATAAGAATTATCCAATACAATATAGGTCTTCTGTTACTCATTTTCTTGGGAAGGCAGCTTTGATTTTTTCTCAAAGAATTCAGAAGCTTGAATGGGAAATGACTAGCATGGAAGGCATGCATGATGAGATATCTGAACTAATCTGTGATCTCCAGAAAGCAGCCGTTAACTCTAATGAGAGCCTCAGAAGAGTTGCAGTTGAGCCAAGCGATCACTTCTTCTTGCCAAGTTCAGCGGAGAATCAAAATGGTACAGACTCTGGGTCATTACAAGATGAACAGAAAGAAAGATCACTCTGTCTGTCTAATCCTCCAAGCCTTAGTGCACATAGTGTACTTGGCAAAGTATTGTTTGATGTTTGTGTCCCTAAGAACGTTGATGGTTGGGATATCAAATTCTGTGGGTCTTTGAATGGGCAGCCATTTGCTTCTGCTCGTAGGAATTCACCTCCTCGTGGTATCAAAGGTCTCCGTCGCTCGAGATTATGA
- the LOC112173012 gene encoding cyclin-dependent kinase inhibitor 7 isoform X4 → MADYTRMAVVDSSTASAADEDHSPSKRRKILTASSPPETMLHHHHQRADSRSFKLLRSSSSCSDEHSPPSSSCCSSNELNDVVLVSTPLLDLEAKSCETVYTAPAGNKFRETTPSSELCLDNTDEMESPAVSKAPPSDEIEEFFATAEKYEQKRFAEKYNFDIVKEAPLEGRYQWVRLKP, encoded by the exons ATGGCGGACTATACGCGAATGGCGGTCGTCGACTCTTCCACCGCCTCCGCAGCCGACGAAGACCACTCTCCGTCCAAGAGAAGGAAAATTCTCACTGCTTCTTCGCCTCCAGAGACAatgcttcatcatcatcatcagcgcGCCGATTCTCGCAGTTTCAAGCTCCTTCGTTCCTCGAGTTCCTGCTCCGACGAGCActctcctccttcttcctcttGCTGCTCCAGCAATGAGCTCAACGACGTCGTTCTCGTCAGCACGCCGCTTCTGGATCTGGAG GCCAAGAGTTGTGAAACCGTCTACACTGCGCCGGCCGGCAATAAATTCAG AGAAACGACGCCGTCAAGCGAGCTGTGCCTGGATAACACCGACGAGATGGAGTCGCCGGCGGTGAGCAAAGCGCCTCCGAGTGACGAGATCGAAGAGTTCTTCGCGACGGCCGAGAAGTACGAGCAAAAGCGCTTCGCAGAAAA GTACAACTTTGATATCGTGAAGGAGGCGCCGTTGGAGGGCCGGTACCAGTGGGTTCGTTTGAAGCCATGA
- the LOC112174067 gene encoding B3 domain-containing protein Os06g0194400 isoform X4 has translation MLQHKMNDREEEMSEDFREEKQEEEKDRMDISPLSVTRQQFDNLTLHSTFSRKRSKIRTSRFSPTQIVKFQNLTLDSPNSEQRQPLAEANKYGFKTPKGKRHLSPDLNTKREVSSDPQRHGGCKRSRTNPSMSWHFGHPEESPVKSQVREIPENLEAECPFFMKSMIRSNISVCFMLTLPRRFCNLHLPLHGTATITLEDKEGKEYETKFLADKRTLSGGWKGFCQAKDLRLDDVLVFQLVSPLKFKVYRLRPEYDPSEDDVDAAFVLLKMSTSEQTLSEENPPMQRKTLQT, from the exons ATGCTCCAACACAAAATGAATGACAGGGAGGAGGAAATGTCCGAGGATTTCCGAGAAGAAAaacaggaggaggagaaggacaGGATGGACATTTCCCCGCTCTCTGTCACCAGACAACAATTTGACAATTTGACCCTCCATTCAACATTCTCG AGGAAGCGCTCTAAGATCCGGACAAGTCGATTTAGTCCAACCCAAATTgtcaaattccaaaatttgaCCCTTGATTCTCCAAactcg GAACAGAGGCAGCCATTGGCGGAAGCTAACAAATATGGGTTCAAAACTCCCAAAGGGAAAAGACATTTGAGTCCAGACCTTAACACCAAGCGA GAAGTTTCTAGTGATCCTCAGAGGCATGGAGG CTGCAAACGGAGTCGAACCAACCCGTCCATGTCCTGGCATTTTGGCCATCCTGAAGAGTCTCCTGTCAAAAGCCAAGTTAGAGAAATCCCAGAGAATCTAGAAGCCGAATGTCCCTTCTTTATGAAGTCCATGATACGATCAAATATTTCCGTTTGCTTTATGTTG ACACTGCCTAGGAGATTCTGCAACTTGCATTTACCTTTGCATGGTACAGCAACAATAACATTGGAAGATAAAGAAGGGAAAGAATATGAAACAAAATTTCTTGCGGACAAAAGGACGCTGAGTGGTGGATGGAAAGGATTTTGTCAGGCAAAAGACTTGCGTCTTGATGATGTTCTAGTTTTCCAGTTGGTTAGCCCTTTGAAGTTCAAG GTGTACAGATTGAGACCAGAATATGATCCAAGTGAAGATGATGTAGATGCAGCTTTTGTCCTCTTGAAAATGAGTACCTCTGAACAAACACTGTctg AGGAAAACCCTCCAATGCAGAGGAAAACCCTGCAAACCTGA